The following nucleotide sequence is from Candidatus Rokuibacteriota bacterium.
CGTGAAGATCCCCCCGGCGCTCTCGATGCCGACCACGAGCACATCCGGGTGCAGGCCGAACCAGCCCTCCACCTGGTCGTTGTACTGACGGACGGGCGAGGTGATCGGCAGCATGTTCTTGGGATCGGTGTCGGTGCGGATCCGCGGGAGCTGGCTCCCGAAGGCGAGCGTCAGGAGGAGGACCAGGACGAGCACCGCCCGGGGATGGTCGACCGACCACTCGACCGTGCGCCGGCGAACGCGATCCCACCAGGCTCCCATGGGAGATCCTAGAGCGCTCCGATCACCCGGTCGTGATCGCCGGCCAGCGCCGCGACGAGCCCCGGGTAGTCCAGCGCCGAGGCGCGCGGGCCCGCCCGGAGACCGCGCAGGACGAGGTCCTCGCCGAGGACGAGGCAACGCGCGCCACGGTCCAGGAGGCGATCCAGCGCTGCTCGTGCCTCATTCGATGCACGGGTGCTTGCGACGAGCACAGCATCCTGCAGGCAGCAGAGCGTGAGCGCATGCCCCTGATCCGCCAGGGAACCGGCGAGGGCAAGTGCCCGCTGCCCGGCTGGGGTTTCCGGCGAGCTGCTCAGGGCCAGGAGGATCGAGGCCACGGGATCCTCAGAAGAGCAGTGTCTTGTCGCAGCCGGCCATGGCGGAGGCGATCTCGCCAGCCGCCGCCGGATGCACGCCGGGAAGCAGCTCGCCGGCCGACAGCCCGCGCGCATCGAGGGAGTCCTGGTCCACGAGTACCCGCACTCGCTCCTCGCCCGTCTCCAGGATCCCGCCGAGCGCCTCCGACAGCGAGATCCACCCGTCGGGGAGCGGCGCCTGTCCCGGCAGCGCCGTGTAGACGCCATCTCCCATGAAGGCGAGCACGACCTCCCAGCCCTTCCCGAGCGCCCCCCCGGCATGGCGGATCGCCTCCGCAGGCTGGAGCGAGCCATACGGGGCATGATCGAGCACGAGGCACAGGAGCCGCGGCACGAGGCGCGCCCTATCGCCCGAAGGTGAGCACGGCGTGGCTCTCCCCAAGAAGCGCCATGAGACGCGAGAGACTTCCGATCGTCGCCCCCGCCAGCAGATCCTCCTCGGCGATTCCCCTGAATCGCAGGCAGGACCCTCAGAGGTGGACGTCGCCCCCGCGGGAGAGAAAGGCGGCGGCGGCCGCGCCGACGTCGAAGACGCCGGCGGTCTTCTGCTCCGTCACGAAGCCGGAGACCCCATCGGCGGTGGCGAAGATGGTCGCCCGGTGGCCGGCGCCCAGCGCCGCGCTCGCGAGCGTCAGCGCGCTGGATGCGGCCTGGCCCGAGTAGGGGCCGGCGGACAGGACGAACGTCAGGAGGCGCTGCACCCCGTCACCTTGCTGTCCGGCTCCGCCGGGCTCCGGCGCCGGCCGCCCGGACGAGCCGCCGGCCCTCGGCGATCTGCTCGAAGAGCACCTCGCGCATGATGTCGAAGGCGCGGAGGATCTTCGGGTTGGCGATCCGGTAGTGGATGGTGGCGCCCTCCCGCCGGGTGAGAACGACGCCACGCTGGCGGAGGATGGCCAAGTGCTGGGAGAGGTTCGACATGCTGGTCCCCACGCGCCGGGCCAGGTCCGCCACGGCGATTTCTTGCTCCCTGAGCGCGTTGAGGACCTTCAGCCGCGTGGGATTCGCCAGGATCTGGCAGACGCTCGCGTGCAGCACGTAGATCTGATCGTCCGTGGAGGCCATAGATTCCTCAATTCCGTATTTAAGGATATTCGAAAGTAAGAAGCAAGCGAAAAGTTTCGGACGCCGATGGGCACCCGAGACGTCGGCCCCCCAGCGGGGGGAGCGCCTAAGTAACATGGAGCCGGTTCTCGGACACGGCGGCCCTTGTCACAGCGCGGATGAACCGTGGCATGTCGCGCCGATCCTGCCGGAGCGCGGGCGGAAGGTCAAACGGGCGTCTCGAAACAGACGGCGGGAGCCGTCCATCGGGGCTCCCGCCGGGCTCAGCGCAGACGGCCGCGGTTGCCCCGGCCTCCGGCACCCCCTAGATGGTCACGTCGGGGAGGGCCTGCTGCTCGGCTCGGTGAACCAGCCCTCCCCGGCCGTACCGGACGCGCCGCGCCGGTTCAACCGCATGCTCGCCGCGCCGCAGTACCCGATCTCGGCGTGGACTGAACAGGCCCCGCGCGGTGTCATCCCGCCAGCATGTCGCGGATCGCCGCCGCGATCTCCGTCGGGCCGGGCAGCACCACGGCCTCGAGCGGCGGCGCGAAGGGCACCGGCACGCCGGGATTGCCGAGGCGGCGCGGGGCCGCCCTGAGCGCCCCGAAGGCGCGTTCGGTCACGAGCGCGATGACCTCGGCCTGGATGCCGCACGTGAGATAAGCCTCGTCTACCACGAGCAGGCGACCGGTCTTCCGCACCGAGTCGACGATGGTCTCGCCGTCCAGCGGCACGAGCGTGCGCGGGTCGACGACCTCGACGGAGACGCCTTCCGCCGCCAGCGCCTCGGCCGCGGCCAGCGCGTGGTGCAGCATGATCAGGGACGCCACGACCGTGACGTCGGTGCCGGCCCGCCGCACCGCCGCGCGGCCGAAGGGGATCAGGTAGTCAGGGCTCCTGAACTCGGGCGGCACCGGCCAGCGCGTGCGGTAGAGCATCTTGTGCTCGAAGAAGAGAACGGGGTTGTCGTCGCGGATGGCCGACAGCATCAGTCCCTTGGCGTCCGCGGAGGTCGCCGGCAGCGCGACCTTGATCCCCGGGACGTGGGCGAACCACGAGTAGAGCGCCTGCGAGTGCTGCGACCCCGCGCCCTGGCCGCCGCCGCACGGCAGCCGGATGACGAGCGGGACCTTGACCTGGCCGCCGGTGAGGTAGCGCAGCATGGCGGCCTGATGGGTGAGCTGGTCGACGGCGACGGAAAGGAAGTCGCCGAACTGGAACTCGACGATGGGGCGCATGCCCCCGATCGCGGCGCCCACCGCCGCGCCCACGACGGCCACCTCCGAGCAGGGCGTGTCGCGGACCCGCTCGGTGCCGAACTCGGCGGCGAGGCCGGTGGTGACGCCGTAGGGCGGGGCGCCCGCGATATCCTCGCCCATCTGGAAGACCGCCGGGTCGCGCCGCATCTCCTCGCGCATGGCCTCGTTGATCGCGCCGCGGAAGCTCGGCCACTCGCGTTCCTCGGGGCGCACCGGGCCGCCCGATCTGAACAGCCGCCGGTCGAACGCGCTCACATGCGCCTCATGCCCAGAGGTCCTCGAATGCCTCGCGGGGATCGGGGAACGGGCTCTGCCGCGCGAACTCAACGGCGACCGCGGTCTCGCGGTCGGCCTCGGCCTCCATCCGCGCGTACGCCTCCGCGGTGAGGAGCCCCTCGGCCAGCAGCCGCGCGCGGAAGCGCGCGATCGGGCACTGCTCCCACGCCGCCGCGATCTCCTCCGGGGCGCGATAGGCCTGCGGATCGTGGGCGAGGTGGCCGCCGAGACGGACCGTCCTCGCCTCGACGAGCGTCGCGCCCCCACCCGCGCGCGCCCGCGCCACGGCCGCCGCGACAGCGTCGCGCACGGCGAGCGGATCGTTGCCGTCAACCACCACGCCGGGCAGGCCGTACCCCGCGGCACGGATGGCGATCGATGCCGCCTTCACGGCGGCGGCCACGGGCTGCGTGATGCAGTAGCCGTTATTCTCGCAGAGGAGGATGAGCGGCAGCGTCCACATGGCGGCCAGGTTGGCGCTCTCGTGGACGGCGCCCTCGTTGGAGGCCCCGTCGCCGAAGAAGGCCAGGCTCACGCGATCGGTGCCCCGGAGCTTCTGCGCCAGCGCCATCCCCGCCGCCACCGGCACCTGGGCGGCGACGATGCCCCCCATGCCGATGACGCCGCGGCTCACGTCGGTCACGTGGTACGACTTGCCCTTGTTGTAGCCGGTGCGCCGGCAGTAGAGCTCGGCCATGATCCGCTTCGGGTCGAGCCCCCGGGCGACCTGGGGCGCCTGGCCGCGATGGGTGGTGAACACGTAATCGCCCGGCTCGAGCGCCGCGCACGCGCCTGCGGACACGGCCTCCTGTCCCGTGGAGAGCGCCGGCGGGATGCCGCCGATCTCCTCGCGGAAGTACGCCTCCGCCCACGCCGTCTCCAGGCGGCGGATCAGGAGCATCGTCCGCAGCAGCCCGCGTGTCTCCTCCGCGCTCAATCGGTCAGGGTCC
It contains:
- a CDS encoding pyruvate dehydrogenase complex E1 component subunit beta, coding for MSAFDRRLFRSGGPVRPEEREWPSFRGAINEAMREEMRRDPAVFQMGEDIAGAPPYGVTTGLAAEFGTERVRDTPCSEVAVVGAAVGAAIGGMRPIVEFQFGDFLSVAVDQLTHQAAMLRYLTGGQVKVPLVIRLPCGGGQGAGSQHSQALYSWFAHVPGIKVALPATSADAKGLMLSAIRDDNPVLFFEHKMLYRTRWPVPPEFRSPDYLIPFGRAAVRRAGTDVTVVASLIMLHHALAAAEALAAEGVSVEVVDPRTLVPLDGETIVDSVRKTGRLLVVDEAYLTCGIQAEVIALVTERAFGALRAAPRRLGNPGVPVPFAPPLEAVVLPGPTEIAAAIRDMLAG
- a CDS encoding DsrE family protein, translating into MPRLLCLVLDHAPYGSLQPAEAIRHAGGALGKGWEVVLAFMGDGVYTALPGQAPLPDGWISLSEALGGILETGEERVRVLVDQDSLDARGLSAGELLPGVHPAAAGEIASAMAGCDKTLLF
- a CDS encoding DsrH/TusB family sulfur metabolism protein, whose translation is MASILLALSSSPETPAGQRALALAGSLADQGHALTLCCLQDAVLVASTRASNEARAALDRLLDRGARCLVLGEDLVLRGLRAGPRASALDYPGLVAALAGDHDRVIGAL
- a CDS encoding thiamine pyrophosphate-dependent dehydrogenase E1 component subunit alpha; translated protein: MDPDRLSAEETRGLLRTMLLIRRLETAWAEAYFREEIGGIPPALSTGQEAVSAGACAALEPGDYVFTTHRGQAPQVARGLDPKRIMAELYCRRTGYNKGKSYHVTDVSRGVIGMGGIVAAQVPVAAGMALAQKLRGTDRVSLAFFGDGASNEGAVHESANLAAMWTLPLILLCENNGYCITQPVAAAVKAASIAIRAAGYGLPGVVVDGNDPLAVRDAVAAAVARARAGGGATLVEARTVRLGGHLAHDPQAYRAPEEIAAAWEQCPIARFRARLLAEGLLTAEAYARMEAEADRETAVAVEFARQSPFPDPREAFEDLWA
- a CDS encoding metalloregulator ArsR/SmtB family transcription factor → MASTDDQIYVLHASVCQILANPTRLKVLNALREQEIAVADLARRVGTSMSNLSQHLAILRQRGVVLTRREGATIHYRIANPKILRAFDIMREVLFEQIAEGRRLVRAAGAGARRSRTAR